One window from the genome of Dyadobacter sp. CECT 9275 encodes:
- a CDS encoding acetylxylan esterase codes for MQLRRYLLALVCSLSLLSLYAQPVRRPVDVFVGPDKEDWTYKTGDKVKFTIAVYRYGNLVKNVPVRYEIGLEKLDPTIKETKTAADGKLTVEGGTLKTPGFLRCIAYATVDGVEYRGLATAGFEPEKIQPTVNNPSDFDTFWNTAKTELAAIPMDAKMTLLPERCTEKVNVYHLNLQNFKIGARLYGILCVPKKEGKYPALLRVPGAGVRGYYGDVATAEKGIITLEIGIHGIPVTMEPSVYTDLGMGVLNGYNAFNLDNKDRFIYKRVYLGCVRANDFLVSMPQFDGQNLAVTGGSQGGALSIVTAGLDPRVKWLGAFYPALSDVTGYLHGRAGGWPHYFDKTNIAANNYKEKLATVGYYDVVNFARRVKVPGYYMWGFNDETCPPTSMYASYNVITAPKDLKLYQDTGHWTYAEEREMMNAWLLGKLGK; via the coding sequence ATGCAGTTACGTAGATATCTGTTAGCATTAGTATGCTCACTTTCATTGCTTTCCCTTTATGCACAGCCAGTCCGCAGGCCGGTTGATGTATTTGTTGGCCCCGATAAAGAGGACTGGACCTACAAAACCGGTGACAAGGTAAAATTCACCATTGCGGTCTACAGGTATGGCAATCTGGTGAAGAATGTTCCGGTAAGGTATGAGATCGGACTGGAAAAACTGGATCCTACCATTAAGGAAACCAAAACCGCGGCAGACGGAAAACTTACCGTTGAAGGAGGCACCCTAAAAACGCCTGGTTTTCTGCGCTGTATAGCTTACGCAACTGTTGACGGCGTGGAATACCGTGGACTGGCAACGGCTGGTTTTGAGCCGGAGAAAATTCAGCCTACCGTAAACAATCCTTCTGATTTTGACACCTTCTGGAATACGGCCAAAACCGAGCTTGCAGCTATACCGATGGATGCAAAAATGACACTGCTGCCCGAACGCTGCACTGAAAAGGTAAATGTGTATCATCTTAATTTACAGAACTTTAAAATAGGTGCCCGCTTATACGGTATCCTGTGTGTACCCAAAAAAGAAGGTAAATATCCGGCGCTGTTGCGGGTACCTGGCGCTGGTGTGAGAGGTTATTATGGCGATGTGGCCACGGCGGAGAAAGGCATCATTACGCTGGAAATCGGGATACATGGTATTCCCGTAACCATGGAACCCTCGGTTTATACTGACTTGGGTATGGGGGTACTAAACGGATACAATGCGTTCAATCTGGACAATAAGGACAGGTTTATCTACAAAAGAGTATACCTGGGTTGTGTCCGCGCCAACGATTTTCTGGTAAGCATGCCTCAGTTCGACGGACAGAACCTGGCAGTTACCGGCGGAAGCCAGGGTGGTGCCTTGTCCATCGTTACGGCTGGTCTGGATCCCCGTGTAAAATGGCTGGGGGCCTTTTATCCCGCACTGAGTGATGTAACGGGTTATCTGCACGGGAGAGCAGGCGGATGGCCGCATTACTTTGACAAAACAAATATCGCCGCTAACAATTACAAGGAAAAACTGGCAACCGTGGGTTATTATGACGTCGTGAACTTTGCCAGGCGTGTAAAGGTACCAGGATATTACATGTGGGGTTTCAACGATGAAACCTGCCCTCCTACGTCCATGTATGCTTCCTATAATGTAATTACAGCTCCAAAGGACCTGAAACTCTACCAGGATACCGGACACTGGACCTATGCCGAAGAAAGAGAAATGATGAATGCCTGGCTGCTGGGAAAGCTGGGAAAATAA
- a CDS encoding tetratricopeptide repeat protein yields the protein MKNNLLENLLTFYEEDPGDPFNIYALALEYLKFDLSRSEALFSRLLKDFPEYLPTYYHAASFYSEQHHTALAEEIYKKGITLALEQKNVKAHQELTRAFRNFLDEQED from the coding sequence ATGAAAAACAACCTTCTGGAAAACCTGCTCACCTTTTATGAGGAAGATCCTGGTGACCCGTTTAATATTTATGCGCTGGCATTGGAGTATTTGAAGTTTGACTTATCGAGGAGTGAAGCGCTTTTTTCCCGTTTACTCAAGGACTTTCCGGAATATCTGCCCACTTATTATCACGCTGCGTCTTTTTATTCGGAACAACACCACACTGCACTTGCGGAAGAAATTTATAAAAAGGGAATCACTTTGGCTCTTGAGCAAAAAAATGTAAAGGCCCACCAGGAGCTTACCAGGGCATTCCGCAACTTTTTAGATGAACAGGAAGATTAG
- the rluF gene encoding 23S rRNA pseudouridine(2604) synthase RluF, which produces MIRINKFISETGFCSRREADKLVEAGRVMLNGRKAVLGDKASDEDDVRIDGKPLKAKKPAVYLAFNKPVGITCTTERHIKGNIIDFIHYRERIFPIGRLDKPSEGLIFLTNDGDIVNKILRAGNNHEKEYVVTVDKPVNELFVKRMSEGIPILDTITKKCFVRKESSYVFTIILTQGLNRQIRRMCEYLGYNVTKLRRVRIMNVTLENLPVGKWRELTPAEMAVINESVANSTKTEEASYIDFADEE; this is translated from the coding sequence TTGATCAGGATCAATAAATTCATCAGCGAAACGGGTTTTTGTTCGCGAAGGGAAGCGGACAAACTTGTTGAAGCCGGCAGGGTAATGCTGAACGGAAGAAAGGCTGTACTGGGCGACAAAGCCTCCGACGAAGATGATGTAAGAATTGACGGTAAACCCCTGAAAGCCAAAAAACCAGCTGTTTATCTGGCCTTTAACAAGCCTGTGGGTATTACCTGTACCACTGAAAGGCACATCAAAGGGAACATTATCGATTTCATCCATTATCGGGAAAGGATTTTTCCGATAGGAAGGTTGGACAAACCTTCGGAAGGGCTGATTTTCCTGACCAACGACGGAGATATAGTAAACAAGATCCTCAGAGCGGGAAATAATCATGAAAAGGAATACGTAGTTACCGTAGATAAGCCTGTAAATGAATTATTTGTAAAAAGGATGTCGGAGGGGATACCTATCCTGGATACCATCACGAAAAAGTGTTTTGTTAGGAAAGAAAGCAGTTATGTATTTACGATTATTCTTACTCAAGGCCTGAACCGTCAGATACGGCGGATGTGTGAGTATCTGGGATATAACGTCACCAAACTTAGGAGGGTCAGGATCATGAATGTTACATTGGAAAATCTTCCGGTTGGAAAATGGAGGGAACTGACCCCTGCTGAAATGGCCGTGATTAATGAATCCGTTGCCAACTCAACCAAAACAGAAGAAGCTTCCTATATTGATTTTGCTGACGAAGAGTGA
- a CDS encoding undecaprenyl-diphosphate phosphatase — MSIWQAIILAIIEGITEFLPVSSTGHMIIASSFMGISHLEFTKMFTVNIQFGAILSVIILYWKRFFQSTDFYFKLFVAFLPAAVLGFLLNDIIDSLLENVTVVAISLLVGGIILIFIDRIANDEDSNKEISYFDALKIGFFQCIAMIPGVSRSASTIIGGMLQGFSRKQAAEFSFFLAVPTMAAAGGYKLLKTYDTIQASDIKVLLIGNLVAFVVAMLAIKFFISFLTKYGFKIFGWYRIILGLILLGLLASGYKLDVI; from the coding sequence ATGAGTATTTGGCAGGCTATCATCTTAGCTATTATTGAAGGTATTACCGAATTCCTGCCTGTATCGTCAACAGGGCACATGATTATAGCATCATCCTTCATGGGGATCAGTCATCTGGAATTCACCAAAATGTTTACCGTTAATATTCAGTTTGGCGCTATCCTTTCTGTGATCATTCTCTACTGGAAACGTTTTTTTCAGAGTACCGATTTTTACTTCAAATTATTCGTTGCATTTCTTCCGGCGGCCGTTTTAGGCTTTCTGCTGAATGATATCATTGATTCGCTTCTTGAAAATGTTACTGTGGTGGCGATCTCTCTCCTGGTCGGGGGTATCATCCTGATCTTTATCGACCGCATTGCGAATGATGAGGACAGCAACAAAGAAATTTCGTACTTCGACGCGCTAAAAATCGGTTTCTTTCAATGTATTGCCATGATACCGGGTGTATCACGGTCGGCATCAACGATTATCGGCGGGATGCTGCAGGGGTTTTCCCGAAAGCAGGCTGCTGAGTTTTCATTCTTTCTGGCCGTCCCCACCATGGCCGCTGCCGGGGGGTATAAGCTTTTGAAAACCTACGACACCATCCAGGCTTCTGACATTAAGGTACTCCTCATTGGGAACCTTGTTGCCTTTGTGGTAGCTATGTTAGCCATTAAATTTTTCATCAGCTTTCTTACCAAATACGGTTTTAAGATATTCGGCTGGTACCGCATTATTTTGGGATTGATTCTGTTAGGACTTCTGGCATCGGGTTATAAACTTGATGTCATCTAA
- a CDS encoding alpha-galactosidase, producing the protein MKFRLLFAFFYCQTVFAQNLPVWQSDFDKVTPADWLVKPVITKANFYQANNGKDLILYNGLVKRTFRLNPDLVCTEFKNMSNGQQLLRAVKPEAKIKINGIYYNVGGLYGQKENAYLVPEWLDNFITSDSAFHYTGYSISEIKPYLNWKTKMWAANKEQAKGKTISFKYSSSLAALKSISVTVHYSLYDGLPLISKWVTIENGKEGTVLIDQVVNEVLAVVEEESAVVGSPQKMAKLNGLYLESNYAFNNSMRYNLSDQTTHWNVDPPYTSQVNYDYQTPCLLEIYPEKEMGITLKKGETLESIRTYELLQDSYDRERKGLAIRKMYRTIAPWTTSNPIFMHLVSKNDEEVKTAVDQCAATGYEALILSFGSHCNMEDTSPDNLKKWKALADYAHSKNIQIGSYSLFSSRKISPEDDVIDPKTGKPGGALFGNAPCLGSKWGLAYLETLKTFMTATGFNIFENDGPYPGDVCASTTHPGHSGLHDSQWRQMQLQKGLYQWCNQNGVYVNAPDWYFLDGTHKIALGYREVNFSLSREQQKILNRQNIYDAMWNELPSMVWGFVPLTKYQGGGPEAILEPLSEHLDAYEQLMMQYYGAGIQACYRGPRLYDTDVTKQKVTEVINWYKQYRYILNSDILHLRRADGRDWDGIMHVNPALKEKGLVMLYNPLNQNITRTIKLPVYYTGKHTSVAIREKTGSPKVYKVDRDFTVSVQAEIPAQSYTWLVVE; encoded by the coding sequence ATGAAATTTCGTTTACTGTTCGCATTTTTTTACTGTCAAACTGTTTTTGCTCAAAACCTGCCGGTATGGCAAAGTGATTTTGATAAAGTAACCCCGGCAGACTGGCTCGTAAAGCCTGTTATTACCAAGGCCAATTTTTATCAAGCCAATAATGGGAAAGATCTGATCCTGTACAACGGGCTGGTGAAGAGGACTTTTCGGCTCAATCCGGATCTGGTCTGTACCGAATTTAAAAATATGTCTAATGGGCAGCAGTTACTAAGGGCTGTAAAACCGGAAGCTAAAATCAAAATAAATGGTATTTATTACAATGTGGGCGGGTTATATGGCCAAAAAGAGAACGCTTATCTGGTTCCGGAATGGTTGGATAACTTCATAACTTCCGACAGTGCTTTCCATTATACTGGTTACAGTATCTCGGAAATCAAGCCTTATTTGAACTGGAAAACAAAGATGTGGGCAGCAAATAAGGAACAGGCAAAAGGAAAAACGATCAGTTTTAAGTATAGTTCGAGCCTGGCTGCTTTAAAAAGTATATCCGTCACCGTGCATTATTCCCTTTACGACGGTTTACCACTGATCAGCAAATGGGTAACAATTGAAAATGGAAAAGAAGGTACTGTTCTGATTGATCAGGTTGTCAATGAGGTACTTGCAGTTGTTGAGGAAGAAAGTGCGGTAGTAGGAAGTCCTCAGAAAATGGCCAAACTCAACGGTTTGTATCTCGAGAGCAATTATGCTTTTAATAATTCGATGCGCTATAATCTGAGCGATCAGACGACGCACTGGAATGTTGATCCACCCTATACTTCACAGGTCAATTATGATTATCAGACACCGTGTTTGCTTGAAATTTATCCTGAAAAGGAGATGGGCATTACCTTAAAAAAGGGTGAGACGCTGGAATCTATCCGAACATACGAGTTACTACAGGATAGTTATGACCGTGAACGCAAGGGGCTGGCCATCAGGAAAATGTACCGTACCATTGCACCATGGACTACCAGCAACCCTATTTTTATGCACCTGGTCAGTAAAAACGATGAAGAGGTGAAAACGGCTGTGGACCAGTGTGCGGCAACGGGTTATGAAGCGCTGATCCTTAGTTTTGGCAGCCATTGTAACATGGAGGATACCAGCCCGGATAACCTCAAAAAATGGAAGGCACTAGCGGATTATGCACATAGCAAAAACATACAGATCGGCAGTTATTCCTTATTCAGTTCAAGGAAAATCAGCCCGGAAGATGATGTGATCGACCCGAAAACAGGCAAACCGGGTGGTGCGTTGTTCGGGAATGCGCCTTGTCTGGGAAGTAAGTGGGGCCTTGCTTACCTGGAAACGCTCAAAACATTTATGACCGCTACCGGATTTAATATTTTCGAAAACGACGGACCGTACCCTGGAGACGTTTGCGCTTCCACAACGCACCCGGGTCATTCGGGGCTCCACGATTCGCAATGGAGGCAGATGCAACTACAGAAAGGACTTTACCAATGGTGTAACCAGAACGGCGTGTATGTAAATGCTCCCGACTGGTATTTTCTGGATGGTACCCATAAAATTGCCCTTGGATATCGTGAAGTTAACTTTTCATTGTCCAGGGAGCAGCAGAAAATCCTGAACAGGCAAAATATTTATGACGCCATGTGGAACGAACTCCCTTCGATGGTCTGGGGGTTTGTACCGCTTACAAAATACCAGGGCGGTGGGCCGGAGGCAATTCTGGAACCTCTTTCCGAGCACCTTGACGCCTACGAACAATTGATGATGCAGTATTACGGTGCCGGTATCCAGGCCTGCTACCGTGGGCCGAGGTTATATGATACTGATGTTACGAAACAGAAAGTCACAGAAGTGATCAACTGGTATAAACAGTACCGGTATATCCTGAATTCTGATATCTTACACCTTCGCCGCGCAGACGGTCGTGACTGGGACGGTATCATGCATGTTAATCCGGCTTTGAAGGAAAAAGGACTGGTAATGCTCTACAATCCTTTGAACCAAAACATTACCCGTACCATAAAACTGCCGGTCTATTACACAGGCAAACATACCTCGGTAGCGATCAGGGAAAAGACGGGAAGCCCCAAGGTTTATAAAGTAGATCGTGATTTTACGGTTTCAGTACAAGCAGAAATTCCCGCACAGAGTTACACCTGGCTGGTGGTGGAATAG
- a CDS encoding DUF3098 domain-containing protein, whose product MNNSKNNLPFAATNYTTMLIGLAVILGGFLIMTFDSEEFGFGILGLTIGPVVTVLGFIIEFWAILRKPTDS is encoded by the coding sequence ATGAACAATTCAAAAAACAATCTACCGTTTGCTGCGACAAACTACACGACCATGCTGATTGGCCTTGCTGTAATTTTAGGCGGATTCCTGATCATGACCTTTGATTCAGAGGAGTTTGGATTTGGTATACTGGGGCTTACAATCGGGCCTGTTGTGACCGTTCTGGGCTTTATTATTGAGTTTTGGGCTATTCTACGCAAACCAACTGATTCATGA
- a CDS encoding electron transfer flavoprotein subunit beta/FixA family protein: MKILVCITSVPDTTAKITFADHNTKLNKSGVPFIIGPYDDYALARGVELKEQLGGSLTVLHVGEADADPQIRKALAIGADDAIRVNADPVDSYFTAAQIAHIAAQNQYDLILMGRESIDFNSGVVHGLVGEMLGIPSYSPVMKLDIQGNTASITREIDGGKEVLTAPLPLVLGCQEPIAEWKIANMRGIMTAKSKPLNVLEPVDTEQMTLPGQYSLPAPKGACKMIPASEAETLIKLLQTEAKVL; encoded by the coding sequence ATGAAAATATTAGTTTGTATTACCAGCGTGCCGGACACCACGGCCAAAATTACCTTTGCCGATCATAACACCAAACTTAATAAATCAGGAGTTCCTTTTATAATAGGTCCGTATGATGACTACGCTCTTGCCAGAGGCGTGGAGCTAAAAGAGCAGCTGGGCGGCAGCCTCACAGTGCTTCATGTGGGAGAAGCCGATGCCGATCCCCAGATCAGAAAAGCACTTGCCATTGGCGCGGATGATGCCATACGCGTCAATGCCGATCCGGTGGATTCGTATTTTACGGCCGCGCAAATCGCTCATATTGCCGCCCAAAATCAATATGACCTGATCCTGATGGGACGGGAATCAATTGATTTTAACAGTGGAGTTGTACACGGGCTGGTAGGAGAAATGCTGGGTATCCCCTCCTACTCACCGGTAATGAAACTGGATATTCAGGGAAATACGGCCTCCATTACCCGTGAAATTGACGGAGGGAAGGAAGTACTAACGGCACCGCTACCCCTCGTACTCGGTTGTCAGGAGCCCATCGCTGAATGGAAAATCGCCAATATGCGCGGTATCATGACGGCAAAATCCAAGCCTTTGAACGTGTTGGAGCCGGTTGACACTGAGCAAATGACACTTCCGGGCCAATACAGCCTTCCGGCACCCAAAGGGGCGTGTAAAATGATCCCTGCCTCGGAAGCAGAAACATTAATAAAACTTTTACAAACCGAAGCAAAAGTGCTTTAA
- a CDS encoding cell division protein FtsX, whose protein sequence is MPKKKKIGSYPNVMIIMSLTAALFLIGFCGLLVIQSKKLVSIIKQNIEVRVFLNKELSKAGQDSVLNIIKPMPYVLSSTEVAPITFVSKEEAAKEFIDGTKEDFTTFLGENPLRDSYRVKIGEDFFEEAKLQQIKKDLEKIKGVYEVVYQEDLADNINRNVTKIYTVLASFALIMLVIIVLLVNNTIKLAIYSQRFLIRSMQLVGATNGFIQRPYIMRGAVQGLIGGALAGCLLIGLQQIAIRNVEGLASLQEYDKLIVLVGVVLLLGMVVGIASTYQSLSRYLRMALDDLY, encoded by the coding sequence ATGCCTAAAAAAAAGAAGATCGGTAGTTACCCCAATGTGATGATCATAATGAGCCTGACGGCGGCATTATTTCTGATCGGATTTTGCGGTCTTCTGGTGATCCAGTCGAAAAAGCTGGTGTCAATAATTAAGCAAAATATTGAGGTGAGAGTATTCCTGAACAAAGAATTGTCCAAAGCAGGCCAGGACTCCGTCCTGAATATCATCAAACCTATGCCCTATGTGCTAAGCTCCACAGAGGTGGCTCCTATCACGTTTGTTTCCAAAGAAGAGGCGGCGAAAGAATTCATAGATGGTACCAAGGAAGATTTCACCACGTTTCTGGGCGAGAACCCTCTAAGAGACAGTTACCGGGTGAAAATTGGTGAAGACTTTTTCGAAGAAGCAAAATTGCAGCAGATCAAAAAAGATCTTGAAAAGATAAAAGGAGTTTATGAGGTGGTTTATCAGGAAGACCTTGCCGATAACATCAACCGGAATGTTACCAAAATTTACACCGTTCTGGCAAGTTTTGCGCTTATCATGCTGGTAATCATAGTATTACTCGTAAACAACACCATCAAACTGGCCATCTATTCCCAGCGCTTCCTGATCCGCAGTATGCAGCTGGTAGGCGCCACAAACGGTTTCATCCAGCGTCCGTATATCATGCGTGGTGCTGTTCAGGGGCTGATTGGCGGTGCCCTGGCGGGATGCTTGCTGATCGGGCTCCAGCAAATTGCGATCAGAAATGTGGAAGGTCTTGCCTCGCTTCAGGAATACGACAAGCTTATTGTCCTGGTGGGCGTGGTGCTCCTCCTAGGTATGGTCGTAGGGATAGCCAGTACTTACCAATCCTTGTCAAGGTACCTGCGTATGGCGCTTGATGACCTCTATTAG
- a CDS encoding Gfo/Idh/MocA family protein yields MNRRRFLETSALAGASFSALPLLSAISRAAPYRTALVGAGWWGTNILRCALQAGESKLVALCDVDDNQISKCLAEVSKLTSDKPKVYRDYREMLLKEKPEIVIVATPDHWHPLCCIAAVEAGAHVYVEKPISHTIQEGRAMVNATRKHGKIVQVGTHRRVSPHNVSGMEFLKSGKAGKIGMARAFVHYGGGPGQKTPDEEVPKGIDWDMYCGPAPLVPYNKTIHPRGFRGYLDFANGTLGDWGIHWLDQVLWWSEQKYPKKVYSTGGRAIRQDNTNAPDHQVAVYDFDGFTLEWEHRNFAANNAEKTHPQQAVGVYFYGTEGTFHMGWLDGWTFYPANPNKPIIHQDAQLNKPDDQNIQQLWANFLESIKTNKPPICEIEVGQKSTNVALLGMLSYKLGRSIVWDGEKELVVGDDDANKLLKRDYRGEWQYPKIG; encoded by the coding sequence ATGAACAGAAGACGTTTTCTGGAAACCTCCGCTCTTGCAGGCGCTTCGTTTTCAGCACTTCCTTTACTTTCCGCCATTAGCAGGGCCGCTCCTTACCGCACAGCCCTGGTGGGTGCAGGCTGGTGGGGTACCAACATCTTGCGGTGCGCCCTGCAGGCAGGAGAATCCAAACTCGTTGCACTTTGTGACGTGGACGACAACCAGATCAGCAAATGTTTGGCAGAAGTCTCCAAACTTACTTCAGACAAACCCAAAGTTTATCGCGATTACCGCGAAATGCTTCTAAAGGAAAAGCCCGAGATCGTCATTGTGGCCACGCCGGATCATTGGCATCCGCTCTGTTGCATAGCGGCTGTGGAAGCCGGAGCGCATGTGTATGTTGAGAAACCAATTTCGCATACCATACAGGAAGGACGTGCCATGGTGAATGCTACCCGAAAGCATGGGAAAATAGTGCAGGTAGGAACGCACAGGCGTGTTTCCCCTCACAATGTCTCCGGTATGGAGTTTCTAAAATCGGGAAAGGCAGGAAAAATAGGGATGGCAAGAGCTTTTGTCCACTACGGCGGAGGCCCTGGGCAAAAAACTCCGGACGAAGAAGTTCCCAAAGGCATTGACTGGGATATGTACTGCGGCCCTGCCCCTTTGGTACCCTATAACAAAACGATCCACCCAAGAGGGTTCAGAGGTTATCTTGACTTTGCCAACGGCACGCTGGGCGACTGGGGTATCCATTGGCTGGATCAGGTACTGTGGTGGTCAGAACAGAAATACCCCAAAAAAGTTTACTCCACCGGGGGCAGGGCCATCCGGCAGGATAATACCAATGCACCAGATCACCAGGTGGCCGTTTACGATTTTGACGGGTTTACACTGGAATGGGAGCACCGGAATTTTGCAGCCAATAATGCCGAAAAAACGCATCCTCAGCAGGCCGTAGGGGTATATTTTTACGGAACAGAAGGTACCTTCCACATGGGATGGCTGGACGGTTGGACATTTTATCCGGCTAATCCCAACAAGCCCATTATTCATCAGGACGCACAGCTTAACAAGCCGGATGATCAGAATATCCAGCAGCTGTGGGCCAACTTTCTTGAATCCATAAAGACCAACAAGCCCCCGATCTGTGAGATTGAAGTAGGCCAGAAGTCAACAAACGTTGCATTGCTGGGCATGCTTTCCTACAAGCTTGGGAGAAGTATTGTATGGGATGGAGAAAAAGAACTTGTCGTTGGAGACGACGATGCCAATAAACTGCTGAAGCGGGATTATCGGGGAGAATGGCAGTATCCTAAAATAGGATAA
- a CDS encoding bifunctional nuclease family protein, whose product MKKIKLEILGLSPSQSQAGSFALVLGEELGNRRLPIIIGVFEAQAIAVQIENIVPNRPMTHDLFKSFAEGMNYTLKEIIISDLKEGIFYAKIVCTDGLREVEIDARPSDAIAIGLRFGIPIYTNEAILSEAGIISSSDTEEDDEDDDTIKETIEPKAGKDQLRDVSFDELQRLLEDALAREDYEKAAKIRDEMGRRN is encoded by the coding sequence GTGAAAAAAATAAAGCTAGAAATTCTTGGGCTCAGCCCCAGCCAGTCCCAGGCGGGTTCCTTTGCGTTGGTTCTAGGCGAAGAGCTTGGAAACCGCAGGCTGCCTATTATTATCGGTGTTTTTGAGGCACAGGCGATTGCTGTTCAAATCGAAAACATTGTTCCTAACCGGCCGATGACCCACGATCTGTTTAAGTCGTTTGCGGAAGGTATGAATTACACCCTCAAGGAAATTATTATCTCAGATTTAAAGGAAGGTATTTTCTATGCAAAAATTGTGTGCACCGACGGGCTCAGAGAAGTAGAAATTGACGCTCGCCCTTCCGATGCCATCGCGATTGGTTTACGTTTCGGAATACCTATCTACACTAACGAAGCGATTCTATCGGAAGCGGGGATCATTTCCAGTTCCGATACTGAGGAAGATGATGAAGACGACGATACCATTAAAGAAACCATAGAGCCAAAAGCAGGGAAAGATCAGCTCAGGGATGTTTCTTTTGATGAACTTCAGCGTTTGCTGGAAGATGCACTGGCAAGAGAGGATTATGAAAAAGCAGCCAAAATCAGAGATGAAATGGGCCGCAGAAACTGA
- a CDS encoding electron transfer flavoprotein subunit alpha/FixB family protein, with amino-acid sequence MSVLVFIETDNGAVKKTSQEAIAYGAGVAEKLATTVTVLALGQITQDALEQTGNFGASKVFHVTDERLNQENGMAYADALVQAAQKEGSKVIILSKSGLGDAMAARAAAKLKAGVVSGITELPDIEGGFTVKRSIYTGKAFATTAIQSDIKILVIRKNAVEAVAGNHIATVENFVPELKDSDFAATIEKIDKMGSEVSLTEADIIVSGGRGMKGAEHWQPLLDLAEALGAATGCSKPVSDLDWRPHHEHIGQTGIKVSPNLYIACGISGAIQHLAGVNGSKCIVVINKDPEAPFFKAADYGIVGDVFEILPKLTEAAKKLK; translated from the coding sequence ATGTCAGTACTCGTATTTATAGAAACGGATAATGGCGCTGTAAAGAAAACGTCACAGGAAGCCATAGCGTACGGCGCAGGTGTGGCCGAAAAGCTGGCTACCACTGTAACGGTACTGGCCCTGGGCCAGATCACACAGGATGCGCTGGAACAAACAGGTAATTTCGGAGCCAGCAAAGTGTTCCATGTCACCGATGAAAGGCTCAATCAGGAAAACGGTATGGCTTACGCCGATGCGCTGGTTCAAGCAGCACAAAAAGAAGGAAGCAAGGTAATTATCCTGTCAAAATCAGGACTTGGAGATGCCATGGCCGCACGTGCAGCCGCAAAGCTTAAAGCCGGAGTTGTGTCGGGTATTACTGAATTACCCGACATTGAGGGAGGATTTACTGTAAAAAGAAGTATTTACACCGGAAAAGCTTTTGCCACAACGGCTATTCAATCGGATATTAAAATTCTGGTGATCAGGAAAAATGCCGTTGAAGCAGTTGCTGGTAATCACATAGCCACAGTCGAAAACTTTGTACCTGAACTGAAAGATTCGGACTTCGCGGCAACCATTGAGAAAATAGATAAAATGGGCTCGGAGGTTTCTCTTACAGAAGCAGATATCATCGTTTCGGGAGGGCGGGGGATGAAAGGTGCAGAGCATTGGCAACCATTGCTGGACCTGGCCGAAGCGCTGGGTGCGGCCACAGGCTGTTCCAAACCGGTTTCTGATCTGGATTGGAGGCCGCATCACGAACACATCGGGCAAACCGGCATAAAAGTATCCCCCAACCTGTACATCGCCTGCGGCATATCCGGGGCCATACAACATCTGGCGGGTGTAAACGGCTCCAAGTGTATCGTGGTTATTAATAAAGATCCAGAAGCTCCGTTTTTCAAGGCGGCTGATTACGGAATTGTTGGAGATGTATTTGAAATATTACCCAAACTGACCGAAGCAGCAAAAAAACTCAAATAA